The following are encoded in a window of Halorarum salinum genomic DNA:
- a CDS encoding HAD-IA family hydrolase, protein MTGAGEGAYFVRETADELAAELGFRPYSGTLNVDSLPLLDELPSKTAMSGALVTEHCDGVVLRACSVSGVRSAVIRPLMDNYPDGKVELVAPVRLRALFGFDNGDEVPVSPPDDIWHPDAGPTDASELDGFDAVVFDLDGTLVDLDVDWGAARDDIKELLDDILERSLTEYSRADVLRIARKNGHYDELDRLLTEYESEGARTGSRLPLVTVLSTIGCSVGICTANAPSVAEQALESHGTRGDMDAIVGRGTVSEEKPHPEPLEHCLDRLDADPGNSVFVGDERTDAEAAAAAGSSFLHPAQFD, encoded by the coding sequence ATGACTGGCGCCGGCGAAGGGGCGTACTTCGTCAGGGAAACAGCCGATGAATTGGCCGCTGAACTCGGATTCCGGCCGTATTCGGGAACGCTCAACGTAGATAGCCTGCCGCTTCTTGACGAACTCCCGTCGAAGACCGCGATGTCGGGTGCGCTTGTAACGGAGCACTGCGACGGGGTCGTGCTGCGGGCGTGTTCGGTCTCCGGCGTTCGGAGCGCTGTGATCCGACCGCTGATGGACAATTATCCCGACGGCAAAGTCGAACTCGTTGCGCCTGTCCGACTGCGGGCACTGTTCGGATTCGATAACGGCGACGAGGTCCCCGTTTCCCCGCCAGACGACATCTGGCACCCCGACGCGGGTCCCACCGATGCGTCCGAGCTAGACGGTTTCGACGCGGTGGTTTTCGACCTCGACGGCACGCTCGTTGACCTCGACGTCGACTGGGGGGCTGCGCGCGATGACATCAAGGAGTTGTTAGACGACATCCTTGAACGCTCGCTGACGGAGTACTCACGAGCGGACGTCCTGCGGATCGCGCGAAAGAACGGACACTACGATGAACTTGATCGGCTGCTCACGGAATACGAGTCAGAGGGGGCCCGGACAGGATCGCGTCTCCCACTCGTCACGGTGCTGTCGACGATCGGCTGCTCGGTCGGTATCTGTACCGCGAACGCGCCGTCCGTGGCCGAACAGGCCTTGGAATCCCACGGCACCCGTGGCGATATGGACGCCATCGTCGGCCGGGGTACCGTTTCGGAAGAGAAACCGCATCCCGAACCACTGGAGCACTGCCTCGACCGCCTCGATGCGGACCCTGGCAACAGTGTCTTCGTGGGCGACGAGCGGACTGACGCCGAAGCGGCGGCCGCGGCCGGATCGAGCTTCCTCCACCCGGCACAGTTCGATTGA
- a CDS encoding MFS transporter, which translates to MRNSGIADESGRFDLTDSPASDPPLLALLFGSSFGILANQVVPPALPSISTTFTVSDARVGLIISSFYLASAVAIPVAGTLADVYGRRIVLLSSLALYGLAGVGTVFVPNFEALLAMRALQGIGFAGVTPITIAVVGDMYTGPAGSTAQGLRTSSHGISNVLAPALGGFLSGLLWSYPFLIFLLAFPAMALIYRYLPETAPDEGAIETSLSMQSLGGYLRGINGEFGDPILSVLVLGVAVLYFTKTAVLTFLPLFAVREYAVTPFVAGLLLSLRGAIRILCSPLTGALSARLDRNYSVYGVFALLASGLAMLAVAPGMWWLVGAVAVFGLGDAIGVPLLNNVITTIVSTDQRAGIISFMNTFKIMANAASPAAFGLALSLSGYEVVFLSAAVVVVGYGIVLVKVLSA; encoded by the coding sequence GTGAGAAACTCCGGAATCGCAGACGAGTCCGGGCGATTCGATCTGACCGATTCGCCTGCATCCGATCCGCCGTTACTGGCGCTGCTGTTCGGGAGTTCATTTGGCATTCTCGCTAACCAGGTCGTCCCGCCCGCGCTTCCCAGCATTAGTACCACGTTCACCGTATCGGACGCGCGAGTTGGATTGATTATCTCTTCATTTTACCTTGCTTCGGCTGTAGCAATCCCGGTCGCAGGTACTCTCGCAGACGTTTATGGCCGGCGGATCGTCCTGCTGTCGTCGCTTGCGCTGTACGGCCTGGCCGGCGTCGGGACGGTCTTTGTACCGAATTTCGAGGCCCTCCTCGCGATGCGCGCGCTGCAGGGAATCGGGTTTGCTGGTGTCACACCAATCACGATCGCGGTCGTCGGTGACATGTACACCGGTCCAGCGGGCTCAACCGCGCAGGGCCTTCGAACGAGTAGCCACGGGATCAGCAACGTCCTCGCACCCGCGCTGGGCGGATTCCTCTCGGGTCTCCTGTGGAGCTATCCATTCCTCATTTTTCTCTTGGCGTTCCCGGCGATGGCATTGATCTACCGATATCTGCCGGAGACGGCTCCCGATGAGGGGGCTATCGAAACAAGCCTCTCGATGCAGTCACTCGGCGGTTACCTGCGCGGAATCAATGGCGAGTTCGGGGACCCCATTCTGAGCGTCCTCGTTTTGGGCGTCGCGGTGCTGTACTTCACCAAGACGGCGGTGCTAACGTTCCTGCCGCTGTTCGCCGTCCGTGAGTACGCTGTCACCCCGTTCGTAGCCGGACTATTGCTCTCGCTCCGCGGAGCGATACGCATTCTTTGCTCACCGCTGACGGGCGCTCTCTCAGCGCGGCTCGATCGGAACTACTCCGTGTATGGGGTCTTTGCACTCCTAGCTAGCGGGCTGGCGATGCTGGCGGTCGCGCCGGGCATGTGGTGGCTCGTCGGAGCCGTCGCCGTGTTCGGACTCGGCGACGCCATCGGTGTCCCGCTCTTGAACAACGTTATCACGACCATCGTCAGCACCGACCAGCGGGCAGGGATAATCAGCTTCATGAACACGTTCAAGATCATGGCCAATGCTGCATCGCCCGCCGCGTTCGGTCTCGCCCTCTCGCTTAGCGGCTACGAAGTCGTATTCCTGTCCGCCGCGGTCGTCGTCGTCGGGTACGGGATCGTCTTAGTCAAAGTCCTCTCGGCCTGA
- a CDS encoding MFS transporter yields MTALTLSSIVFISVMGVLVNRFSRRHALAGSLVIAALSGVVTSLALTFEELLSPRVVQGLGYNGVMPMTVTLLGDLLWNP; encoded by the coding sequence ATGACGGCGCTCACTCTGTCGTCGATCGTCTTCATCTCGGTGATGGGAGTGCTGGTCAACCGTTTTTCTCGGCGGCACGCCCTAGCCGGGTCGCTCGTAATCGCCGCGCTCTCAGGCGTCGTGACCTCACTGGCGCTGACCTTCGAGGAACTACTATCGCCCCGCGTCGTTCAGGGACTCGGGTACAACGGCGTCATGCCGATGACGGTCACGCTCCTTGGTGATCTATTATGGAACCCGTGA